In Bacillus weihaiensis, the genomic stretch TATCGATACTAGTCACCCAAGGCCCCAACTGGTCTGTTCCATACAGTTCTTTTGCAAACGAATCTGCTAATCCTTCTATGACAATATAATCTCCCACTGTTACATTTCCATGGTCCCAATCAAAATAAGAAAAACGAATATTGTGATGAAACTCATGAGCAATAACAGCAGGTATTTTAGGTAAATTATAATCATTTGGATAAATAATTACTGTAATATATCCCGGAATACCACCAAATCCCGTATATCCTTTTTGGAGTTTTAACTTATCAGGATTTGCGACATACATACCAAATTTTATTTCATCGGCGTTTACTTTCAAACCTGCCTTATTAGCTTTATCTATACAGGTTTTAATAGTATTTTCTGCTACCATATAGGCGTTATTATCTTTTAGGATGGATAGCCCCCTTTGAATTTGTTTATCGTTAGAAATATTAGCAAAACCTAACATATTCGTTGCCATTAATACATCATAACCATTTTCTTGTTTTGCTTTTATAGGAACATTTAATAAATTCCACATATTCGTAAACGGAGACATCATCATATAACGAAAATAATCTTGTCTTTCTTCTAAACCCGATATTGAAAGTAATTCCTCATACTGTTCGAATGTATGAATAAATTTATATGTATTGCACATTCAACATACACCTCCATATTACAAGGCTAAAGTATTACGCCACGTTAATGTCAAATAAATCTTGAACGTGTTGCAAAAAACCACAACTTCTTTTAACTAGAAGAGGCTGGGACAGAAGTGCCTGGCACCTTATCGTAACGACTATATGTACGCACTGATTTATCTAGTGCACACAATAGATTGTATCGGAGGGTGCCTGGCTCTTTGTTTTGTCCCAGCCTCTATTTGTTGAAGATTATAAGCTTAATCATTTTAAAGTACTATCACCTAACTTCACATTACCTAATAAAGAAGCACCCCTTCCCAATCGAGCAAAGGCGCTTTTATTAGCCGAGAGCTTGCATGTGTCGAACAATTGTTAGTACAGTTTAAAAAAGGAGTTAAATTAAAATATCGGATTATCACTCCAAAAAACTTCAAGATTATTTAATGAAACGTATAAATCGCTTTTTACCAATTTGTAATACGTCTTCATTCATTAATACCAAGTCTAAATCACCTTCATTTATCTTTTCTTTATTGAGCTGTACTCCATTTTGTTTAACTAATCGGATAAATTCACTTTTACTTTTTACGAATGCTTTTTCAATTAGCTGTGGAATGATGGCTACAATTGTTTCTGCACCTATTTCTAGTAGTAATTCTGGAATATCATCTGGTATTTCCTTCTTACTAAAAGCCGTTTCAAAGTAGGCGACCGCTCTTTTCGTTTCTTCTTCTCCCCAGTATAAATTCGTAATGATTTTTGCTAATTTAAGTTTAATATCTCTCGGATTAACTCCTTTTTCTAGAAGCTGTTTAATGATTGCTATTTCATCCGGATGTTCATCCGTTGCCAATTCAAAGAATTTTATAATTCGACTATCTGGTACTTCCATAACCTTCTTAAACATTACTTCTGCCGGTTCATTTACTCCGATATAATTTCCAAGACTTTTGCTCATCTTCTCTATACCATCAAGACCTTCAAGTAAAGGCATAAAAATAGCTATTTGCTTTTCTAATCCCAAATGCTTTTGAAGTGTACGACCCATTAGAATATTAAATGTTTGATCCGTACCACCTAACTCAATATCCGCTTGTATCTCTACCGAATCGTATGCTTGCATGAGGGGATAAAAAAATTCGTGAATTCCAATTGGTACTTGATTTTTATATCTATTTTGGAAATCATCACGCTCTAATATTCTTGCAACTGATGTTGTTGCAGCTAATTTAATGACTTCCTCGAATGTTAATTTTAAAAAGCCATTCACTGTTATAGCGGACCGTTGTCTTTTCTGAATCTAACACTTTAAAGATTTGTTCAAAGTATGTTTTTGCATTTGCTTTAACCTGTTCGTCACTTAAAGCTACTCGGCCTTTTGCTTTTCCTGTTGGATCCCCAATACGACCTGTAAAATCACCAATAATAATGACTACCTTATGGCCTAAATCTTGCATCTGTTTGATTTTTCTTAATACCACTGCATGACCTAAGTGAATATCTGGGGCAGAAGGGTCAAGTCCTAATTTAATAGTAAGCGGGGTTTGTAACTCGTATGATTTCTTTAATTTAGCCAGTAATTCTTCTTCGTTTACTACTTCTTGAACACCTTTCAAAATCATTTTTAATTGTTCTTCAGGTTTTATTAACATAGTAACATCTCCTTGAAATATTATTTCTAATATAGCAAGTTCTATAAGAACAAAAGGATAATAAAAAATCGTCCTTTTGGAATTAACCAAAAGGACGATTTATCTCGTGTTACCACCTTTAATTCATAAGCAACTCACGCAGCTTATCTTAGTAAGTACAGTCCATTGACAATACTTTAGCACTGATTACGGGTGCTTCCCCGGTGTAGCCTACTAAGGAAATCCTGTTCGGTACACAGCTCCAAGATGTATTCACAATCGTTCAACATGCACCTCTCATCAACCGGTAACTTTCTGTCTGTTTACATGATTGCTACTCTTTCTTATCATAGCCTTTGTTCTTATACTCCGAAATGTTTTAACAAATCTTCGTTATGCAGATATTATTGTTATTGATTCTATCTATGTTATTTAACCTTGTCAATATAATATATTTCTATTCCAGAAAATGGCCTAAGCATACAAAGGAGGGACTTACCTTTATGCAAGATAAGCGCTTTGATTGTGGAAAATCACACCTAATAGAATTGGCATAGGTTGTATAAATACAGGCAACCTTTTGCTTAAATATTCATTGTAGATACTATTGTATTGAGCTTATTTAGAGTTCTCCAGTTACGAATTGTTACAGGTGTACCCAATTTCTGAAGTTGATTCGCCAACTTGGAATTACGAATACTATTATAAAACAAAAGGTAAACTTCGCGATTTTCGTTCTTGTAAGTTTCGTATTCATTTTTATATTTGTTTAGACGTTCAATTGTTTCCTGCGGTGGTGATTTAAGCAATAAAGCTACGTATAAGCTTTCTCCCACCGCTAAAGCTTCCGCTTCTGACATTTCCTTCTCCGAGAATGGACAATTCTGAACAATCTTTTCCAATTCCAAGGCTGTTCTCAAAATAACACTGACCGAAAAGTTAAATTCTTCTTCTATTTTCTTTTCTATTTGTATTTGTAACGACTCTTCATTATCATTTGATTCGAAAACAATATTACCGCTTTGAATATATGTTCGTACCCGTTTTAATCCCATTGATTCAAGAAGATCCCTTAATTCAGCCATCTTGATCTTATTTTTTCCGCCTACGTTAACACCTCGCAACAGTGCGACATAAATCATCATTGGTCCCTCCTTACTATCAGGTAATTACCTCTAATCTCGCAAAAAAGTGGAAATACCTTTTCCACCTAAGGGTGATAATGTACTAACCCTATCCATTCCCGCAATGAACGGTTTAGCCTTTTGGATCAGTGACTGGAATACTTCTTGCGACAAAGAAGCCTGATGTGCATTCTCATCAACCCATACCTCATAGACATAAATGGTATCAGAACTTTCATTACCTAAACTAACGACATACAACTCACAGTCATCTAATTCCTCCATAGATTTCGATGCCTGTAATAATATTTCTGCTAACTCATCGCGTTTCCCCTCACAGGCAGTTAATTTGTTAAACAATCCAAATTTT encodes the following:
- a CDS encoding DUF2268 domain-containing protein — encoded protein: MCNTYKFIHTFEQYEELLSISGLEERQDYFRYMMMSPFTNMWNLLNVPIKAKQENGYDVLMATNMLGFANISNDKQIQRGLSILKDNNAYMVAENTIKTCIDKANKAGLKVNADEIKFGMYVANPDKLKLQKGYTGFGGIPGYITVIIYPNDYNLPKIPAVIAHEFHHNIRFSYFDWDHGNVTVGDYIVIEGLADSFAKELYGTDQLGPWVTSIDRDELEYSIYVIGEALNIKGFAEVSSYMFGDEIAKQEGYQPVGLSFGAGYAVGYEVVQAFMRKTNKTIYETTLLSSDEIINGSGLFSS
- a CDS encoding DUF1697 domain-containing protein, which translates into the protein MIYVALLRGVNVGGKNKIKMAELRDLLESMGLKRVRTYIQSGNIVFESNDNEESLQIQIEKKIEEEFNFSVSVILRTALELEKIVQNCPFSEKEMSEAEALAVGESLYVALLLKSPPQETIERLNKYKNEYETYKNENREVYLLFYNSIRNSKLANQLQKLGTPVTIRNWRTLNKLNTIVSTMNI
- a CDS encoding putative quinol monooxygenase, whose product is MKKFGLFNKLTACEGKRDELAEILLQASKSMEELDDCELYVVSLGNESSDTIYVYEVWVDENAHQASLSQEVFQSLIQKAKPFIAGMDRVSTLSPLGGKGISTFLRD